One Leucoraja erinacea ecotype New England chromosome 5, Leri_hhj_1, whole genome shotgun sequence DNA segment encodes these proteins:
- the LOC129696852 gene encoding protein myomixer-like — MPVLLLLRSLLCGLLRSKLVVSGLQFARRRLSALCGRLTPLLRRLWDRLRSADTRAAVLSCVLWALDMQKRSTAR; from the coding sequence ATGCCGGTCCTGTTGCTCCTGCGCTCGCTCCTGTGTGGCCTCCTGCGGAGCAAGCTTGTGGTGTCCGGCCTCCAGTTTGCCAGGCGCCGCCTGTCCGCGCTGTGCGGGCGGCTCACGCCGCTGCTGCGGAGGCTGTGGGATCGCCTCAGGTCCGCGGACACCAGGGCCGCCGTCCTCTCCTGCGTGCTGTGGGCACTCGACATGCAAAAGCGCAGCACGGCGCGGTGA